One Methylomonas sp. LL1 DNA window includes the following coding sequences:
- a CDS encoding TIGR02449 family protein has translation MSQSEKDPSTELTALEEKLDTLIAQYNQIQSENKSLKVKQDALVKEKAKLLEKTTQAKARVEAMIARLKAMEHDS, from the coding sequence ATGTCCCAATCAGAAAAAGACCCATCAACCGAATTGACAGCGCTGGAAGAGAAACTGGACACGCTGATTGCGCAATACAACCAGATTCAAAGCGAAAACAAATCGCTAAAAGTTAAACAAGATGCACTGGTAAAAGAAAAAGCCAAACTATTGGAAAAAACCACCCAGGCCAAAGCGCGCGTTGAAGCGATGATTGCCCGCCTGAAAGCAATGGAACACGATTCATGA
- a CDS encoding cell division protein ZapA: MSKSIQPVSLNILGKEYKIACAQEEHEGLIRTAQELDRQMRKIRDTGKVAGAERIAVLAALNLAHDTSAGKNNPDNTEFCKRLTDLRLKIENVLENR, from the coding sequence ATGAGCAAATCCATTCAACCGGTGTCGCTGAACATTCTGGGCAAGGAATACAAGATTGCCTGCGCCCAGGAAGAACACGAAGGATTGATACGCACCGCGCAGGAGCTCGACAGGCAAATGCGCAAGATTCGCGACACGGGCAAGGTTGCGGGCGCCGAACGAATTGCGGTACTGGCCGCATTGAACTTAGCTCACGACACCAGCGCCGGCAAAAACAATCCCGATAACACTGAGTTTTGCAAACGCCTGACCGATTTACGCCTAAAAATAGAAAACGTTTTAGAAAATCGCTGA
- a CDS encoding P-loop NTPase fold protein has translation MDKQPNDRADIKFWLDLKQHLLGLLSFLAVMFLALAIWGIAWQAPHPDAYRAPPGIFSWDFWGYPLEKNAYLRLPQIGAGLNDVFALADGRRVWAVGDKGLIVHTGDGGLSWHKQEVAGNNSALQSENGFFSPFKPAWAGGPEPSNAPPISGNQLDANSRKQQLLQSPEPLNQLDGSLRNSQSNSTEVTPPANPSYEGKSFQEPSEFNLTLHGIFFQDAERGWVVGENGLILATRDGGKSWSRQPSPVAVTLRDVRFNRSGQGWAVGDRGVILSLIGEREWRQQSTDSQSAIHGVYVNEAGKGWAVGEYGQVLQFLGNAQGWRPQPALVKETLRGVFVNDRGDSWLVGDQGLMLAGAKGQDNWQGRTVDGQVNLFAIDFSDARHGWAVGDAGLILAYQQGSRDWRLQASGVQSRLAGVAFSDANQGWAVGAQGVILKTDNGGRGWYRQSRAGMAIDDEAKEEAYHGYPAPWWYLDIILFMSCWAAALLVGTKRPNQPKPSDSIVKRVITDKPVDPGSVDLLGARKIAAGLTRFLTNQHTQPPITIAITGEWGSGKSSVMNYLFAGLRRQGLTPVWFNAWHHREEQNVLASILTNIHKQAIGPWWTLNGGWFRLRLLWIRNPWVRLLLLSLVFTLTFSGCWLYNHDRQREQVVHYALYLMGIKQPVMLSQTGYDSLCARPGVMGASSSTDIQNAGQALFSRGNCDRLKILVSDASRNGDMLKCENRQLQPCFADPGQWLERVEQTLGLELTLENEVPLLKAIEHLRPDFPLPFPASLMKWLSALFAIMTLLAVKGMGLIGLAPAKVVQSVLSMAGTVPSPTEPVGTRVLFEKHFQRITTVLGKRRLVLFIDDLDRCDREHTRQVLEITNFLASSGELFMVLGMAPRYVLANITLSFQEVARAVHEADVLNGNDGAHGQNAGQSWFARHYLQKLIHIEVPVPKPKPEQVLALLNGQISALGLDAEEESMQRLERAEQRLNTISAIAGKSLAWVLLILALVVGALSGGGFWSLTDWEQESVADHSVVADSPLAEVGIVNNQVAISLENNLQPAGGTPFRPGVSRDEQLSWLSWSLLVLLVIVIGMFWLLSHANWLETDGLSWLKPLFFRLKLRLLGPEAGDDSDTFTIALAIWHELITLANPTPRNVKSFVNQLRYFASREFADVQDRHWEAQLVALASIYYAFGERVAEFLAYMPAGESNEERETFSEPPCQPELWRVFVAAMAQHRAAFMRFPSESDRRRFAAMRQDVSIHRRD, from the coding sequence ATGGATAAACAGCCAAACGATAGAGCCGACATTAAATTTTGGCTTGATTTGAAACAACACCTGTTGGGGTTGCTGAGTTTTTTGGCTGTCATGTTTCTGGCCCTGGCGATTTGGGGCATAGCTTGGCAAGCGCCACATCCTGATGCCTATCGCGCGCCACCCGGTATTTTTAGTTGGGATTTTTGGGGTTATCCGCTGGAAAAAAACGCCTATCTGCGCTTGCCGCAAATAGGCGCCGGATTAAACGACGTGTTTGCATTGGCCGATGGCAGGCGGGTCTGGGCCGTCGGCGATAAGGGACTGATCGTGCATACGGGCGACGGCGGATTGAGCTGGCATAAACAGGAGGTCGCCGGCAATAATTCAGCATTGCAATCCGAAAACGGTTTTTTCAGCCCATTCAAGCCCGCTTGGGCCGGTGGGCCTGAACCGAGTAATGCCCCACCAATTTCAGGAAACCAGTTGGATGCTAATTCCCGAAAACAGCAATTGTTGCAATCGCCCGAGCCTCTCAATCAATTGGACGGCTCGCTGCGGAACAGCCAGTCAAATTCGACCGAAGTCACTCCGCCCGCCAATCCGTCGTATGAAGGCAAATCGTTTCAGGAGCCGTCCGAATTTAATCTCACTTTACATGGCATTTTTTTTCAGGATGCCGAGCGGGGCTGGGTTGTCGGGGAAAACGGCTTGATTCTCGCCACCCGTGATGGCGGTAAAAGTTGGTCGCGGCAACCCAGCCCGGTTGCCGTTACGCTAAGGGATGTAAGGTTCAATCGTAGCGGGCAGGGTTGGGCGGTGGGAGACCGGGGTGTCATTCTTTCCTTGATTGGTGAACGGGAATGGCGGCAACAAAGTACGGATAGCCAGTCGGCAATCCACGGTGTCTATGTCAACGAAGCCGGCAAGGGCTGGGCGGTGGGGGAGTATGGCCAGGTTTTGCAATTTCTGGGTAATGCGCAAGGTTGGCGGCCGCAACCCGCTTTGGTCAAGGAAACGCTGAGAGGTGTATTCGTCAATGACCGCGGAGACAGTTGGCTGGTGGGTGATCAAGGTCTCATGCTTGCCGGAGCTAAGGGACAAGACAATTGGCAAGGGCGAACGGTGGATGGCCAGGTTAATCTGTTTGCAATCGATTTCAGTGATGCCCGGCATGGATGGGCAGTGGGCGACGCTGGTCTGATTTTAGCCTATCAACAGGGGAGCCGGGACTGGCGTTTACAAGCCAGTGGCGTTCAAAGCAGGCTGGCCGGCGTGGCTTTCAGCGATGCCAACCAGGGTTGGGCGGTGGGAGCTCAGGGTGTTATTTTAAAAACGGATAACGGCGGTCGAGGCTGGTATCGGCAAAGCCGGGCGGGGATGGCGATCGACGACGAGGCAAAGGAAGAAGCCTATCATGGCTATCCGGCGCCTTGGTGGTATCTGGATATTATATTGTTCATGTCATGCTGGGCCGCAGCGCTATTAGTCGGCACAAAACGGCCCAATCAGCCAAAACCGTCGGACAGTATCGTGAAGCGAGTGATTACCGATAAGCCGGTTGATCCCGGCAGCGTGGATTTGTTGGGTGCCCGCAAAATCGCGGCCGGACTAACCCGGTTTTTGACCAATCAACATACTCAGCCGCCGATTACTATCGCCATTACCGGGGAATGGGGTAGCGGCAAAAGTTCGGTGATGAATTATTTGTTCGCGGGCCTGCGGCGGCAGGGGCTGACTCCGGTCTGGTTTAATGCCTGGCACCACCGCGAGGAACAAAACGTGCTGGCCTCGATTCTTACCAATATTCATAAACAGGCCATCGGTCCATGGTGGACGCTGAACGGCGGCTGGTTTCGGTTGCGCTTATTGTGGATACGCAATCCATGGGTGCGGCTATTGCTGCTGTCGCTGGTTTTTACACTGACTTTTTCTGGATGCTGGCTATATAACCACGATCGGCAGCGTGAGCAGGTGGTGCATTATGCGTTGTATTTAATGGGCATCAAACAGCCGGTCATGCTAAGCCAAACAGGTTATGACAGCTTATGTGCCAGGCCGGGGGTGATGGGCGCTAGTTCGTCGACGGATATACAAAATGCCGGGCAAGCGCTGTTTAGCCGGGGAAACTGCGACCGATTGAAAATCTTGGTCAGCGATGCCAGTCGTAATGGCGATATGCTGAAATGTGAAAATCGTCAGCTTCAACCTTGTTTTGCCGATCCCGGCCAGTGGCTGGAAAGAGTGGAGCAAACCCTGGGTTTGGAATTGACGCTTGAAAATGAAGTGCCCTTGTTAAAGGCTATCGAACACTTGCGTCCCGACTTTCCATTACCGTTTCCGGCCTCGCTGATGAAGTGGCTGTCGGCGCTGTTTGCGATCATGACCTTGCTGGCGGTAAAAGGCATGGGATTAATTGGCTTGGCGCCGGCAAAAGTGGTTCAGAGTGTTTTGAGTATGGCTGGCACAGTGCCATCGCCGACCGAGCCGGTCGGGACGCGGGTATTATTCGAAAAGCATTTTCAGCGTATCACGACGGTATTGGGAAAGCGGCGGCTAGTGCTGTTCATTGACGATCTGGATCGTTGCGATCGCGAACATACCCGGCAGGTGCTGGAAATCACCAATTTTCTGGCCAGTTCGGGCGAGTTGTTCATGGTGTTGGGCATGGCGCCACGGTATGTGTTGGCCAATATCACGTTGAGTTTCCAGGAGGTCGCCAGGGCCGTGCATGAGGCCGATGTGTTGAATGGAAACGACGGTGCTCATGGGCAAAATGCCGGCCAAAGCTGGTTTGCTAGGCACTATTTGCAAAAGCTGATTCATATTGAAGTGCCGGTTCCCAAGCCCAAGCCGGAGCAGGTATTGGCGTTGTTGAACGGGCAGATCTCGGCGCTCGGACTGGACGCGGAAGAAGAGAGTATGCAACGGCTGGAGCGGGCCGAGCAACGTCTGAATACAATCTCGGCCATTGCCGGCAAATCGCTGGCCTGGGTGTTGTTGATATTGGCGCTGGTGGTTGGCGCGCTCTCGGGCGGCGGCTTTTGGTCTTTGACCGATTGGGAACAGGAAAGCGTCGCCGATCATTCGGTCGTTGCCGATAGCCCGTTAGCCGAAGTCGGTATCGTCAATAATCAAGTAGCAATATCCTTGGAAAATAATCTACAGCCGGCCGGAGGCACGCCGTTTAGGCCGGGTGTCAGCAGAGACGAGCAATTGTCTTGGTTGTCGTGGTCGTTGTTGGTATTGCTGGTGATTGTGATCGGAATGTTCTGGTTGCTAAGCCATGCCAACTGGCTGGAGACAGACGGATTATCCTGGCTGAAACCGTTATTTTTTCGCCTGAAGTTGCGCTTGCTCGGGCCGGAAGCGGGCGATGATTCGGACACCTTTACCATTGCATTGGCAATTTGGCATGAGTTGATCACATTGGCCAATCCAACGCCTAGGAATGTGAAGTCTTTCGTCAATCAATTGCGCTATTTTGCCAGCCGGGAATTCGCCGACGTTCAAGATAGGCATTGGGAGGCGCAACTGGTGGCACTGGCGAGTATATATTATGCTTTTGGCGAGCGTGTCGCGGAGTTTCTGGCTTATATGCCGGCTGGTGAAAGTAACGAAGAGCGGGAAACGTTTTCGGAGCCACCTTGTCAACCAGAGTTGTGGCGAGTATTTGTCGCGGCGATGGCACAACATCGGGCAGCATTCATGAGGTTTCCGTCGGAATCGGATCGGCGGCGTTTTGCGGCCATGCGCCAGGATGTCAGCATACATCGGCGGGATTAG
- a CDS encoding LysR family transcriptional regulator: MNFNIDKSDTKNMDIDQIRTFLSVAANGSFQEAANRLYVTQSTVSMRIQRLESYLGVPLFVRNRAGASLTLQGKRFMRHAKSLLLTLEQARHDIGLPSRFRSSISIGARIALWESLLPEWIGVLRRQAPDLSIRSEIGFEEDLMRGLIEGGLDIGMMYTPQHSPGLQVEHLFDETLVLLSSDPDRPWPNDDYIYVDWGPGFYAQHGNHYPNLERPAQVVNIGWLAVQLVLRNGGSCFLPIRLAEPWLAAGKLFHVAESPRFTLPAYMVSPRDSDSEILQHVIAQLRALAAIERQKDYS; this comes from the coding sequence TTGAACTTTAATATCGATAAATCCGATACCAAAAACATGGACATTGATCAGATCAGAACTTTTTTAAGCGTTGCCGCCAACGGCAGTTTTCAGGAAGCCGCTAATCGGTTGTATGTAACGCAATCGACCGTCAGCATGCGTATTCAACGGCTGGAGAGTTATCTAGGCGTGCCGTTGTTCGTGCGCAATCGAGCCGGGGCGAGTTTGACCTTGCAAGGCAAACGCTTCATGCGGCACGCCAAATCGTTGTTGCTGACGCTGGAGCAGGCGCGGCATGACATCGGTCTGCCCAGCCGATTTCGTTCCAGTATTTCCATCGGCGCGCGGATTGCGCTTTGGGAAAGTCTGCTGCCGGAATGGATAGGTGTGTTGCGCAGGCAGGCGCCGGATCTCTCGATCCGTAGCGAGATCGGTTTTGAGGAGGATTTGATGCGTGGCCTGATCGAAGGCGGCCTGGACATCGGCATGATGTATACGCCGCAGCACAGTCCCGGTTTACAGGTCGAGCATTTATTCGACGAAACGCTGGTGTTGTTGAGTAGTGATCCGGACCGGCCGTGGCCGAACGATGATTATATTTATGTGGACTGGGGGCCGGGATTCTATGCCCAGCACGGCAATCACTACCCGAATCTGGAGCGACCGGCGCAGGTGGTGAATATCGGCTGGTTGGCGGTGCAACTGGTGTTGCGTAATGGCGGTTCCTGCTTTTTGCCTATCCGGCTGGCCGAACCGTGGCTTGCGGCCGGCAAGTTGTTTCATGTGGCCGAAAGTCCGCGATTCACGCTGCCGGCCTATATGGTTTCGCCGCGCGATAGCGATTCGGAGATATTGCAACATGTGATCGCTCAGCTAAGAGCGTTGGCGGCGATTGAACGGCAAAAAGACTATTCATAA
- a CDS encoding DHA2 family efflux MFS transporter permease subunit produces MNTVLGKRLRGWRFLLFNFCLGVSHALVIFNAGAYIAMLPRVAGGLGIPLSFAAWTQTDYMIGLALAFPVGGWLARRFGEYRPFVLAFVIFALTSWVCAEATHFYGYLAARILLGFSGGLTLPLGQALLIKEYPDKHKSIGTGVWSLFTLTPFTLGPPLGGWIADTLGWRWLFWFNIPLALTIAGVVGALLYRRGGPRQRHRFDGVGFVLLGLALLGLQTLLNQGNDWDWLNSSYLVGLAIFVTAVLGYWVIWELSLRRPFLDIRLFARRNFTIGIVALLFGFLMFQGLLSMLIVQLQTTLGYSSLLAGLVFLPMAIFAKPMAGVFHEIVKRYDARLLASANLLGFALCYFWLSRFDDPDAFDQLFWPKLLEGVCLGGFFVPLTTLLLHGLAPERQWRALELASLMRIAAGAIGIALQGIILYRRAPLHMTRFAENHVAFGAAPLDLQTLNEAEAFAKFAKLAGRAEMIHSLNDAFWLAGCAFVGLAILVWFAHPTRTPVKISSREDLRREQQEIVVEEA; encoded by the coding sequence ATGAACACCGTCCTCGGTAAACGACTGCGCGGCTGGCGCTTCCTGCTGTTCAATTTTTGCCTGGGTGTCAGCCACGCGCTGGTGATTTTCAACGCCGGCGCCTATATCGCAATGTTGCCGCGCGTGGCCGGCGGCTTGGGTATTCCGCTCAGTTTCGCGGCCTGGACCCAGACCGATTACATGATCGGCCTGGCGCTGGCCTTCCCGGTTGGCGGCTGGCTGGCGCGGCGATTCGGCGAATACAGGCCCTTCGTGCTGGCTTTTGTGATTTTTGCCTTGACCTCCTGGGTCTGCGCCGAGGCTACTCATTTTTACGGTTATCTGGCGGCTCGCATCCTGCTGGGTTTTTCCGGCGGCCTGACATTACCGCTGGGACAGGCACTACTGATCAAGGAATACCCGGATAAACACAAATCCATAGGCACCGGCGTCTGGAGCCTGTTTACCCTGACCCCGTTCACGCTAGGTCCGCCATTGGGCGGCTGGATCGCCGACACATTGGGTTGGCGCTGGCTGTTCTGGTTCAACATTCCGCTAGCGCTAACGATTGCCGGCGTCGTCGGCGCCTTGTTGTACCGGCGCGGCGGCCCACGGCAACGGCACCGTTTCGACGGCGTCGGTTTCGTCCTGCTCGGTTTGGCGTTGCTGGGCTTACAAACCCTTCTAAATCAGGGTAACGACTGGGACTGGCTTAATTCCAGCTATCTGGTCGGCCTCGCCATTTTCGTGACCGCCGTACTGGGTTACTGGGTGATATGGGAACTGAGCCTACGCCGTCCATTTTTGGATATTCGGCTGTTCGCCCGGCGCAACTTCACGATTGGCATAGTGGCGCTGTTGTTCGGGTTTTTGATGTTTCAAGGCTTGCTGTCGATGTTGATCGTGCAGTTACAAACGACGCTGGGTTATTCCTCGCTGCTGGCCGGACTGGTATTTCTGCCGATGGCGATTTTCGCCAAACCAATGGCCGGCGTATTCCACGAAATTGTCAAACGCTACGACGCCCGCCTGCTGGCCAGCGCCAATCTACTCGGTTTCGCGCTGTGTTATTTCTGGCTGAGCCGCTTCGACGACCCGGATGCATTCGACCAGCTATTTTGGCCCAAGCTGCTGGAGGGCGTTTGTCTAGGCGGTTTTTTCGTGCCGCTAACCACCTTGCTGCTGCATGGCCTAGCGCCGGAAAGGCAGTGGCGAGCGCTGGAACTGGCTAGCCTGATGCGCATCGCCGCCGGAGCAATCGGCATCGCCTTGCAAGGCATCATACTCTACCGCCGCGCGCCGCTACACATGACCCGTTTCGCCGAAAATCATGTCGCTTTCGGTGCGGCTCCCCTGGACCTACAAACCTTAAACGAAGCCGAAGCCTTCGCCAAATTCGCCAAGCTGGCCGGACGGGCCGAGATGATACACAGCCTCAACGACGCCTTCTGGCTGGCCGGTTGCGCCTTCGTGGGGCTGGCAATACTGGTCTGGTTCGCTCACCCGACCCGGACACCGGTCAAGATTAGCTCGCGCGAAGACTTGCGCCGCGAGCAACAAGAAATCGTGGTCGAGGAAGCCTGA
- a CDS encoding efflux transporter outer membrane subunit, which translates to MRIWPVSVKEVSRQVTRVVDRLTISALIPFMVGCAWFGEDSQRASIMAMPEMSETLKSARAELTSSAQWPQQDWWAVFADPSLNRLIETALAGNPDFKAAEARLRQSQALVDAQAAELYPTVVANVGFSAQRYSANSVQAKFAGEDFRQLLVNPLLLRYHLDFWGQDRAALQAAVGRSLAVAAELADARMLLAATVAAAYFDLRAANDKLALAEHIAVDREALSTLEQSRLTNGLSNQEPLLRARMEWHAARQRLAGIRAEIELHKNLLAALAGQGSDWGRTLQVEAGMTPQQIPLPTDLPLRLLARRPDLTAARLHAEAAAEEIKVAETAFYPDVNLIAFTGLHSVSLTDILLQGSSLAYAVGPSIELPLFEGGRLRANLSHRQAAYDAAVERYNAGLVHAVQEVADALNRWRELETRLAEQRHSLADAEQNHRLSETLNRTGLGDRAQPLRTRIDENRERLHLLSLEAERRKAAVLIIKALGGGYDQAINARTSTP; encoded by the coding sequence ATGCGGATTTGGCCTGTTTCCGTTAAGGAGGTTTCGCGTCAGGTAACGCGCGTCGTCGATCGTTTGACTATCTCGGCGCTTATCCCGTTTATGGTCGGCTGCGCTTGGTTCGGCGAGGACAGCCAGCGCGCGTCGATAATGGCCATGCCCGAAATGAGCGAAACTCTAAAATCGGCACGCGCCGAATTAACAAGCAGTGCGCAATGGCCGCAACAGGACTGGTGGGCCGTGTTCGCCGATCCCAGCCTGAACCGTCTGATCGAAACCGCCCTAGCCGGTAACCCGGACTTCAAGGCCGCCGAGGCCAGGTTGCGGCAATCGCAGGCATTGGTCGATGCCCAAGCGGCGGAGTTATACCCCACCGTCGTCGCCAATGTCGGCTTCAGCGCCCAGCGCTATTCAGCCAACAGCGTTCAGGCCAAATTCGCCGGCGAGGATTTTCGGCAATTGCTTGTCAATCCATTACTGCTGCGCTATCACCTGGATTTTTGGGGCCAGGATCGGGCGGCATTGCAAGCGGCGGTCGGCCGTTCGCTGGCGGTAGCCGCCGAACTGGCCGATGCCCGGATGTTACTGGCCGCCACGGTAGCGGCTGCCTATTTCGATTTGCGGGCCGCGAACGACAAACTGGCGCTTGCCGAGCATATCGCCGTCGACCGGGAAGCCTTGTCAACACTGGAACAATCCAGACTCACCAATGGGCTGAGCAATCAGGAGCCTCTGCTGCGGGCACGGATGGAATGGCATGCCGCTCGACAACGCCTAGCCGGTATCCGCGCCGAAATCGAATTGCATAAAAATCTGCTGGCGGCTCTGGCCGGCCAAGGCAGCGATTGGGGCCGAACCCTACAAGTCGAAGCCGGCATGACGCCACAGCAAATTCCGCTACCAACCGACCTACCGCTACGCCTGCTGGCACGGCGACCGGATTTGACCGCCGCCCGGCTGCATGCCGAGGCCGCCGCCGAGGAAATAAAGGTCGCCGAAACGGCGTTCTACCCCGACGTCAACCTGATCGCCTTCACCGGCCTGCACAGCGTCAGTCTAACCGACATCCTGTTGCAAGGCTCCAGTCTGGCTTACGCAGTCGGCCCGTCGATCGAATTACCGCTATTCGAAGGCGGCCGCTTGCGCGCTAATCTGAGCCACCGTCAAGCTGCCTACGATGCCGCCGTCGAACGTTATAACGCCGGCTTGGTGCATGCGGTACAGGAAGTGGCCGACGCGTTGAACCGCTGGCGCGAACTAGAAACTCGTCTTGCCGAGCAACGGCACAGTCTGGCCGACGCCGAGCAAAATCACCGGCTTAGCGAGACACTAAACCGCACCGGCCTTGGCGACCGCGCGCAACCGCTGCGGACTCGCATCGATGAAAACCGCGAGCGGCTACATTTGCTGTCGCTGGAGGCCGAACGGCGCAAGGCCGCTGTCCTCATCATCAAGGCCTTGGGCGGCGGTTATGACCAAGCGATCAATGCCCGCACTTCAACTCCATAA
- a CDS encoding HlyD family efflux transporter periplasmic adaptor subunit produces the protein MQKKIRPREILRQRNRRLKAMTLALLLAGLLCLIIWWLNNRGWVGTDDAFVAGHLVTLKAQSDGTVVELLTENTQRVQKGQVLVRLDGAHTLIALQQAEAELAETVRDIVTLKAKIETLKQRILAREASLNQVRHDLERFTAAAKDGAASEQQVQNAQDKLRELEAAIRESRAEQSGVEARMKNSRISDHPAVEKAKSRLRLAFLDYQRRNVIAPISGYVAKRKVQVGDNLKAGAPLLVIVPLDDVWIEANFLETQIASIRPGQAAEIRVDAYGGERLYHGLVQGINPATGSSFALLPTDNSTGNFIHIAERLQVRISLDHQELQDNPLQPGLSTLTRIKIGQSEPSQLASSVKLAGEAYSTDIYDHELGGAEQLIRRIIADNGLSD, from the coding sequence ATGCAAAAAAAGATACGCCCCAGGGAAATCCTCCGGCAACGCAACCGCCGTCTGAAAGCAATGACGCTGGCATTATTGCTGGCCGGACTGCTGTGCTTGATTATTTGGTGGCTGAACAATCGCGGCTGGGTCGGCACCGACGATGCCTTTGTCGCCGGCCATTTGGTCACGTTAAAGGCGCAAAGCGACGGCACCGTGGTGGAATTGTTGACCGAAAACACTCAGAGAGTACAAAAAGGCCAAGTTTTGGTCAGGCTGGACGGCGCGCATACTCTGATCGCGCTGCAACAGGCCGAGGCCGAGCTGGCGGAAACCGTGCGCGACATCGTCACCCTGAAGGCAAAGATCGAAACGCTGAAACAGCGTATCCTGGCCCGCGAAGCCTCGTTGAATCAGGTGCGCCACGACCTGGAGCGTTTTACGGCCGCGGCCAAGGATGGCGCGGCTTCCGAGCAGCAGGTACAAAATGCCCAGGACAAACTGCGCGAATTGGAAGCCGCTATACGTGAAAGCCGCGCCGAACAAAGCGGCGTCGAGGCGCGGATGAAAAACTCCCGCATCAGCGATCATCCGGCGGTCGAAAAAGCCAAGAGCCGGCTGCGGCTAGCCTTTCTCGACTACCAGCGCCGCAACGTGATCGCGCCGATTTCGGGCTATGTCGCCAAACGCAAGGTGCAGGTCGGCGACAATCTGAAAGCCGGTGCCCCGTTGCTGGTCATCGTGCCGCTGGACGATGTTTGGATAGAAGCCAATTTCCTGGAAACCCAGATTGCCTCGATCCGCCCGGGGCAAGCGGCGGAAATTCGGGTCGATGCCTACGGCGGCGAACGGCTTTATCACGGCTTGGTGCAAGGCATCAACCCCGCCACGGGCAGCAGTTTTGCCCTGTTGCCGACCGACAATAGCACCGGCAACTTCATTCATATCGCCGAACGCCTGCAAGTCCGTATATCGCTGGATCACCAAGAATTACAAGACAATCCGCTACAACCGGGCCTGTCGACCCTGACCCGGATCAAGATCGGCCAATCCGAACCCTCTCAACTGGCATCCAGCGTCAAATTAGCCGGCGAGGCCTACAGCACCGACATCTACGACCATGAACTGGGCGGTGCCGAACAATTGATACGCCGCATCATTGCCGATAACGGATTATCTGATTAG
- a CDS encoding DUF2956 family protein: MTDQVQYASLNAEKTKHDKNPYQKPSLQTQGKALKIAKSIQRPVQTKLIAQGIQ, encoded by the coding sequence TTGACTGACCAAGTTCAGTATGCAAGTCTGAATGCAGAAAAAACTAAACATGACAAAAATCCTTATCAAAAGCCATCGCTCCAAACTCAGGGGAAAGCGTTAAAAATTGCCAAAAGCATTCAACGCCCGGTTCAAACCAAGCTGATTGCTCAAGGTATTCAGTAA
- a CDS encoding helix-turn-helix domain-containing protein, giving the protein MSGAYRLRQDGREVALQPGDMAIYDATRQHRLDCVGDNFAKLIFAIPRQVLQNRFATVERCTAVRMAGDSGIGAIVSNFLRASAHQLEALPADELVKISHATIDMLLWNLNTIKLGGRLSPSREQALIRVKACIEQQLRNSQLDAAMIAGKVGLSPRYINSLFATEETSLMRYVLQRRLECCHRELSLAGQNGRVSDLAFRWGFNDLSHFSRAFKQRYGIAPRQLNPPSA; this is encoded by the coding sequence TTGTCCGGTGCCTATAGGCTGCGGCAGGATGGCCGAGAAGTGGCGCTGCAACCCGGCGACATGGCCATTTACGATGCCACCCGCCAGCATCGGCTTGATTGCGTCGGCGATAATTTCGCAAAATTGATTTTCGCCATTCCCCGGCAGGTGTTGCAAAACCGGTTTGCGACGGTCGAGCGCTGCACCGCGGTTCGCATGGCAGGCGATTCCGGCATCGGCGCTATCGTCTCGAACTTTTTGCGCGCATCGGCTCATCAACTCGAAGCTCTCCCAGCCGATGAGCTGGTCAAAATTAGCCATGCGACCATCGATATGTTGCTTTGGAATCTGAATACGATCAAGCTCGGCGGGCGGCTGTCGCCAAGTCGAGAACAGGCGCTGATACGCGTCAAGGCGTGTATCGAGCAGCAACTGCGCAATTCGCAACTCGATGCGGCGATGATTGCCGGTAAGGTTGGATTGTCGCCGCGTTACATCAATAGTCTGTTTGCAACTGAAGAAACATCATTAATGCGCTACGTGTTGCAGCGCCGTTTGGAATGTTGCCATCGCGAATTGTCGTTGGCGGGCCAAAATGGACGAGTCTCCGATTTGGCGTTTCGTTGGGGGTTCAACGATTTATCTCACTTTAGCCGGGCATTCAAGCAACGGTACGGTATTGCGCCGCGGCAGCTTAATCCTCCTAGCGCGTAG